The Candidatus Defluviibacterium haderslevense DNA window TTCTAATTCCTGTAATTGCCGTAAATTTTGAATTTTTTGAATTGAATATATTTTCAATAAATACCCCAGGAATTATTTCCTTTTTAATATATACACCATTATACGATCGATCAATTGTATCCGATGAAAAAGATATGATTTCTTTTGCATCAATGTATCTAAATGATGTGCCTACTTTTAAATCTTGTCGCTTATTTGAGCCATAAAAATATTCATATTGCAGGTTTGCATATTGATGAATTTGTTTTGGCTGATACCGCACGACCCCAAACCAAGATTGTTGATTATGTACAACCCTACTCAAGTACAAAACAATTTTTTTATTCTCATTGAATCGATAACCGGACTTTGTATAAATATCTGTTTGTAAAAATTGAGTAATTAAACCATAAGCCTTGGTACTTCCTCTATCTAATTCAGGGTCATAGAATAATTGTCCACCAATACGTTTTTCATCTACCAATCTAAATCCTACAAACGTACTAAAGCCATTTTCATTTTCCTTTCTAAAACGCCACTTATTATATATTGAATATCTAGTTAGTAAGGGTAAATCTAAAAAATCATTATCATCTTTATCTATCTTATTAGCTGGTTGAGAACTATGGATTGCCAGATAATTTGTCCAACTGTTATTTGAAATGGAAACTCCGACATTAACATGTTTCTCACCAAAACTATTGATTAAAAGATCAGCAGTAAACGGCTCAGCGGTGCCGCCTTCACGAGGAAATATCGTAATTTGTCCAACCATATTCTCATACCCTTGCAACACACTATTGGCACCTTTAACAACCCAAATATTTTCAACTATGCTTCCAGGAATTGCACTTATGCCATAAGTATAAGTTAAACCAAGTATAGTTGGAATTCCATCTACCAAAACTTGATTATACACTCCACTTAATCCAAGAATGCGAAGCTCTTTCGTATTAGTTAAGATGTTCGTGGTTTGGGGTTGTACCGTACTTTGTGTTTCAAAACATCCGGCCAAATCACAGCATGCAGCCTTTCTCAATTCATTTCTATTGATAACTTCGGTTTTGATAGGCTGAAGACTAGAAACATAAGCTCCAATTTTATTATCATAAATAGTAACTTCTTGTAAGGTCACATTTGCATTTAAATGAAATGTCCAAAATGAATGCAGATCATCAAATTCAAATGTATCCAAAAGATCCAAATAAGAAACAACAATTACATACGAAAGCATCGAAGTATCGGGTGGATATGAAATAGAAAACACACCCTTAACATCCGTTACCTCCTGAACATTTGTACCCAACCAAGAAACTTTAGCATAAGGAATAAATTGATTGGCATCATCAACTATTCTACCTAGAAAATGAGACTGAGAAAGCAACAAATCAATATGAATACTAATAAAAAAAAATACTAATATTAAAATCTTTGTTTTAAACATCAAGGAATTCATTCTATAATATAAGAAATTCATAAAGTTTGGTTTGCATTACATCAAATTTAGATAATATTTAGATATTCAAGTATCTAAGATTCCTTTACACGCTTGTCATGAAACTTATCCAAATAATGCTCTAAACACTAAATCTTCCAAAAAATCAATAACTAGAGTTGCATCATTTGGTTGATCAAAATCAGTTAATGAAGGCAGGTTTATTCTAAAATAATTTTGAATATGTGCTGATTCAATGAGTGTACTTGTCAAAGAATGAGGATATTTGTAATTTGGGTTGCATGATAACATGACCTCAGCAATTCGATTGCATAAATCTTTATACGGTTTAAAAAATTGGTGCGCGTTATCGCTTTTCACGTGCTTTGTCATATAAGCTTTAATTCCTTCAGACATGACTATTTCGTACAATAAATACTCATTGATATGTGCTGTACTTTGGTCATCAACAACATGAGACCCAATAATTTGGATCATTTTTTTTAACTTTTGGTGAGGATTTATGATATTATTGGTTTGAAAAACGATTTGATATTCCAGCCATGTCCAATACCATGAGACCAAATACACTAAAAGCAAATGCTTGTTTTCAAAATAC harbors:
- a CDS encoding TetR/AcrR family transcriptional regulator, translating into MDLSIQIKLNNKLFLRNPEDTELGRDILKFSIVLIHRLGVEHFTFKKLAEEIGTTEASVYRYFENKHLLLVYLVSWYWTWLEYQIVFQTNNIINPHQKLKKMIQIIGSHVVDDQSTAHINEYLLYEIVMSEGIKAYMTKHVKSDNAHQFFKPYKDLCNRIAEVMLSCNPNYKYPHSLTSTLIESAHIQNYFRINLPSLTDFDQPNDATLVIDFLEDLVFRALFG
- a CDS encoding TonB-dependent receptor plug domain-containing protein, which translates into the protein MNFLYYRMNSLMFKTKILILVFFFISIHIDLLLSQSHFLGRIVDDANQFIPYAKVSWLGTNVQEVTDVKGVFSISYPPDTSMLSYVIVVSYLDLLDTFEFDDLHSFWTFHLNANVTLQEVTIYDNKIGAYVSSLQPIKTEVINRNELRKAACCDLAGCFETQSTVQPQTTNILTNTKELRILGLSGVYNQVLVDGIPTILGLTYTYGISAIPGSIVENIWVVKGANSVLQGYENMVGQITIFPREGGTAEPFTADLLINSFGEKHVNVGVSISNNSWTNYLAIHSSQPANKIDKDDNDFLDLPLLTRYSIYNKWRFRKENENGFSTFVGFRLVDEKRIGGQLFYDPELDRGSTKAYGLITQFLQTDIYTKSGYRFNENKKIVLYLSRVVHNQQSWFGVVRYQPKQIHQYANLQYEYFYGSNKRQDLKVGTSFRYIDAKEIISFSSDTIDRSYNGVYIKKEIIPGVFIENIFNSKNSKFTAITGIRMDHLNHRTWYLTPRILLKYTPDNKTDIRASIGTGWRTVSLFAENINVLTSNRNIVFKETLNPEKSVNLGLSVNQKWKIGKLDFSGSVDFYHTQFQNQFFPDYDTKPDVVTIANFTGPSISNAFQSEISSELNDMLSFKIAYNALDVYRKIEDQKFVLPFNAKHRFLLVLSFKSKLPLWQVDLNVHTYGKQRLPESKSLPFEFQQMEYSDPFSIVSIQYTHSFKNIEGFVGCENIFDFRQQHPIIDHQRPFGKYFDTSFAWGPTRGRELYVGLRFKILK